A portion of the Perognathus longimembris pacificus isolate PPM17 chromosome 20, ASM2315922v1, whole genome shotgun sequence genome contains these proteins:
- the LOC125368291 gene encoding WD repeat-containing protein 61 — protein MTTQYSILFKQEQAHDDAIWSVAWGTNKKDGVDTVVTGSLDDLVKVWKWRDERLDLQWSLEGHQLGVVSVDVSSTLPVAASSSLDAHIRLWDLENGKQIKSIDAGPVDAWTLAFSPDSQYLATGTHVGKVNIFGVESGKKEYSLDTRGKFILSIAYSPDGKYLASGAIDGIINIFDIATGKLLHTLEGHAMPIRSLTFSPDSQLLVTASDDGYIKIYDVQHANLAGTLSGHASWVLNVAFCPDDTHFVSSSSDKSVKVWDVGTRACVHTFFDHQDQVWGVKYNGSGSKIVSVGDDQEIHVYDCPT, from the exons CCCACGATGACGCCATCTGGTCGGTGGCCTGGGGGACAAACAAGAAGGACGGCGTAGACACCGTGGTCACGGGCTCGCTGGACGACCTGGTGAAGGTCTGGAAGTG GCGTGACGAGCGGCTGGACCTGCAGTGGAGCCTGGAGGGCCACCAGCTGGGCGTGGTGTCGGTGGACGTCAGCTCCACGCTGCCCGTCGCGGCCTCCAGCTCCCTGGACGCGCACATCCGCCTGTGGGACCTGGAGAACGGCAAGCAGATCAAGTCCATCGACGCGGGGCCCg tGGACGCCTGGACCTTGGCCTTTTCCCCGGATTCCCAGTATCTGGCCACGGGCACGCACGTGGGCAAAGTGAACATCTTTGGTGTGGAAAGCGGGAAGAAGGAATACTCTTTGGACACACGAGGAAAATTCATCCTGAGCATTGCCTAC AGCCCCGACGGGAAGTACCTGGCCAGCGGGGCCATCGATGGAATCATCAACATTTTTGATATTGCCACTGGAAAGCTGCTTCACACGCTTGAAG GCCACGCCATGCCCATCCGCTCCCTGACCTTCTCCCCGGACTCCCAGCTCCTCGTCACCGCCTCCGACGACGGCTACATCAAGATCTACGATGT GCAGCACGCCAACCTGGCCGGCACGCTGAGCGGCCACGCCTCCTGGGTCCTCAACGTCGCCTTCTGCCCCGACGACACTCACTTTGTCTCCAG CTCCTCGGACAAGAGCGTGAAGGTGTGGGACGTGGGCACCAGGGCGTGCGTCCACACCTTCTTCGACCACCAGGACCAG gtCTGGGGAGTGAAATACAACGGCAGTGGCTCAAAAATAGTGTCTGTGGGGGACGACCAGGAGATCCACGTGTACGACTGCCCCACCTga
- the Dnaja4 gene encoding LOW QUALITY PROTEIN: dnaJ homolog subfamily A member 4 (The sequence of the model RefSeq protein was modified relative to this genomic sequence to represent the inferred CDS: inserted 2 bases in 2 codons) → MDIFDMFFGGGGRMARERRGKNVVHQLSVTLEDLYNGVTKKLALQKNVICEKVKGVGGKKGSVEKCPLCKGRGMQVHVQQIGPGVVQQIQTVCLECKGQGERVSPKDRCEACGGARVTRHKRTVEVHVEKGDMKDGQKILFHGEGDQEPELEPGDVIIVXDQKDHGVFQRRGHDLIMKMKIQLSEALCGFKKTIKTLDDRVLVITSTSREVVKHGDLRCVRNEGMPVYKAPLERGALIXQFLVVFPEQQWLPLEKLPQLEALLPPPRQKVRITEDMDQAELQEFSPGEQGWRPHREAYEEDEDGPRAGVQCQTA, encoded by the exons ATGGACATCTTCGACATGTTCTTCGGCGGTGGGGGCCGCATGGCCCGAGAGCGGCGAG GCAAGAATGTCGTGCATCAGCTGTCTGTAACTCTGGAAGATTTGTATAACGGAGTCACAAAGAAACTGGCATTGCAGAAGAACGTGATTTGTGAGAAGGTGAAG G GCGTCGGCGGGAAGAAGGGCTCGGTGGAGAAGTGCCCGCTGTGCAAGGGGCGCGGCATGCAGGTCCACGTGCAGCAGATCGGGCCGGGCGTGGTGCAGCAGATCCAGACGGTGTGCCTCGAGTGCAAGGGCCAGGGCGAGCGCGTCAGCCCCAAGGACCGCTGCGAGGCCTGCGGCGGGGCCAGGGTGACGCGCCACAAGAGGACGGTGGAGGTGCACGTGGAGAAGGGTGA CATGAAAGACGGGCAGAAGATCCTCTTCCACGGCGAGGGGGACCAGGAGCCCGAGCTGGAGCCCGGCGACGTCATCATCG CTGATCAGAAGGACCACGGCGTCTTCCAGAGGCGAGGCCACGACTTGATCATGAAAATGAAGATCCAGCTCTCCGAAGCTCTGTGTGGCTTCAAGAAGACCATCAAAACGCTGGACGATCGGGTCCTCGTGATCACG agcaccagcc GGGAGGTGGTGAAGCATGGGGACCTGAGGTGTGTCCGCAACGAAGGGATGCCCGTCTACAAAGCCCCCCTCGAGCGGGGCGCCCTCA TGCAGTTCCTC GTGGTCTTCCCCGAGCAGCAGTGGCTGCCCCTGGAGAAGCTCCCGCAGCTCGAGGCGCTGCTCCCCCCGCCGCGGCAGAAGGTGCGCATCACCGAGGACATGGACCAGGCCGAGCTGCAGGAGTTCAGCCCCGGCGAGCAGGGCTGGCGGCCGCACCGCGAGGCctacgaggaggacgaggacgggCCGCGCGCGGGCGTCCAGTGCCAGACGGCCtga